The Fortiea contorta PCC 7126 genome has a segment encoding these proteins:
- the queG gene encoding tRNA epoxyqueuosine(34) reductase QueG: MNQCAVTNSRMVKTKASELGFHKVGIAAVDGVEPTEVERLQAWVGLGYHADMAWMANPHRQNIRLVMPEVRSLICVALNYYTADQRPNGEEYGKISRYGWGRDYHKVMHKKLKALTTWLQSLDAGISARYYADTGPVQDKVWAQRAGVGWIAKNGNVITREYGSWVFLGEVLTNLELESDRPSTEHCGTCTRCLEACPTGAITQPFVVDANRCIAYHTIENRAEKLPEAIAPHLQGWVAGCDICQDVCPWNQRFARPTDVVEFQPYPGNIAPKLIELAKISDEKWDQQFPASALRRIKPEMLRRNARANLDASKQDNDPESNYF, from the coding sequence ATGAATCAGTGTGCTGTAACTAACAGCAGGATGGTGAAAACAAAAGCCAGTGAGTTAGGATTTCACAAAGTCGGGATTGCAGCGGTAGATGGAGTAGAGCCTACAGAGGTGGAAAGATTGCAGGCGTGGGTAGGCTTGGGATACCATGCTGACATGGCATGGATGGCTAATCCTCACCGCCAGAATATTCGCTTAGTTATGCCAGAAGTGCGATCGCTCATATGTGTGGCACTTAATTACTACACAGCAGATCAACGCCCCAATGGTGAAGAATATGGCAAAATTTCCCGTTACGGCTGGGGCAGAGATTACCATAAAGTGATGCACAAAAAACTCAAGGCGCTGACTACGTGGTTACAATCCTTGGATGCAGGGATATCAGCCCGCTACTACGCAGACACAGGCCCGGTTCAGGATAAAGTTTGGGCACAAAGAGCCGGAGTCGGTTGGATTGCGAAGAATGGTAATGTAATCACAAGAGAGTACGGTTCTTGGGTATTTTTAGGAGAAGTATTAACAAATCTGGAATTAGAAAGCGATCGCCCTTCCACAGAACACTGCGGTACGTGTACTCGTTGTTTAGAAGCTTGTCCTACAGGTGCAATTACCCAGCCATTTGTCGTCGATGCCAACCGTTGTATAGCTTATCACACAATTGAGAACCGGGCAGAAAAATTACCAGAGGCGATCGCCCCTCATCTGCAAGGGTGGGTTGCAGGATGTGATATTTGTCAAGATGTTTGTCCTTGGAATCAACGTTTTGCTCGTCCTACCGACGTGGTAGAATTTCAACCTTATCCTGGGAATATTGCACCCAAGCTGATAGAATTGGCGAAAATCTCTGATGAGAAGTGGGATCAACAATTTCCGGCATCAGCCTTGCGGCGAATCAAACCAGAAATGTTACGACGAAATGCCCGTGCTAATCTCGATGCATCTAAGCAAGATAATGACCCAGAAAGTAATTATTTTTGA
- a CDS encoding orange carotenoid protein N-terminal domain-containing protein, producing MTANYQQTASQSLSDETQQVVADFNALDTDAKLAWLYFVYEKMGQSVTPAAPTAADPELAPILLGDYLQLSDEEQLDIMRDIVNRRDTEYSRAYGALKENNQLLVWYAWAVEMGDTVVDLPGSYKATKAINNAIKQIEELDFEGQISVLRAIAGEFGYTEVQPIATQAETGKTPSL from the coding sequence ATGACGGCAAATTATCAACAAACAGCTTCTCAATCTTTGAGCGATGAAACTCAGCAAGTAGTGGCAGATTTTAATGCTTTAGATACTGATGCTAAACTGGCTTGGCTATATTTTGTTTATGAAAAAATGGGTCAATCAGTTACCCCAGCTGCACCTACTGCGGCTGATCCAGAATTAGCGCCAATTTTGTTAGGAGATTATTTACAATTATCAGATGAAGAACAATTAGATATTATGCGGGATATTGTTAACCGCAGAGATACAGAATATTCTCGCGCCTATGGAGCATTAAAAGAAAATAATCAATTATTAGTTTGGTATGCTTGGGCAGTGGAAATGGGTGATACTGTAGTTGATTTACCAGGTAGCTACAAAGCGACTAAAGCGATTAATAATGCGATCAAGCAAATCGAAGAACTCGATTTTGAAGGACAAATCTCCGTGCTGCGGGCGATCGCTGGAGAATTCGGTTACACAGAAGTACAACCGATCGCCACACAAGCTGAAACCGGGAAAACACCGAGTCTCTAA
- a CDS encoding SpoIIE family protein phosphatase has product MTEIEGEKLKLMVVDDEPDNLDLLYRTFRRDFQVYQASHARGALEILEKEGEMAVIISDQRMPEMNGTEFLSRTVERFPDTIRILLTGFTDVEDLVDAINSGQVFKYITKPWNPERLKTLVEQATDTYRLVKKRTQELRRALRRESLFNAVTTAIRESLDYDSMLEKIVATIGQTFEATCCWLRPVSGDRLTPNEFFYQAPQSHASSCDFDPSPLIDKVLETRRYQLTQNTDGGKTCQLVVPLSYQHHLLAVLALYQMESDDPWQNEDIQLITEVSEQAALALSQAKLYQSLQEKQQQIRSELEVARQIQNNLLRQSLPEIKGAKVQASCYPAREVGGDFFEVFVHPKGDLWLAVGDVSGKGVPAALFMASAISVLRRELSQETPAPPNVVMQNLNSALCDDLIGNNCFITLVLARYTPSTKELVYANAGHIYPLLWSNQDIKDGQPNYLKIRGVPLGILLNWQAKSGQLVLAPGNTLLLASDGITEAMVSNNLISSEKTDHHLQPVSRSMLNQDGLWQLLQQEPKPLSLNHLLARIQADNHVQEDDQTILSLEVL; this is encoded by the coding sequence ATGACCGAGATTGAGGGAGAAAAACTTAAGCTCATGGTGGTAGACGATGAGCCAGACAACTTAGATTTACTCTACCGCACTTTCAGAAGAGATTTTCAAGTATACCAAGCTAGCCATGCCCGTGGTGCTTTAGAAATCTTAGAAAAAGAAGGTGAAATGGCCGTGATTATTTCTGACCAAAGAATGCCAGAAATGAACGGTACGGAGTTTCTTAGTCGTACAGTAGAGCGCTTTCCCGACACAATTCGGATTTTGTTGACTGGTTTTACTGATGTCGAAGACTTGGTGGATGCTATTAATTCTGGTCAAGTTTTTAAATACATCACCAAACCTTGGAATCCAGAACGGCTCAAGACATTAGTCGAGCAAGCCACTGATACATATCGTTTAGTGAAAAAGCGTACCCAGGAATTGCGTCGGGCTTTGCGTCGGGAGTCTTTGTTTAATGCAGTGACGACAGCAATTCGGGAGTCTTTAGACTACGACAGTATGCTAGAAAAGATTGTCGCGACCATCGGGCAGACATTTGAAGCTACTTGCTGCTGGTTAAGACCGGTATCGGGCGATAGGTTAACCCCAAATGAGTTTTTTTACCAAGCTCCTCAATCTCATGCTTCCAGTTGCGATTTTGACCCCAGTCCTTTAATTGACAAAGTTCTAGAAACCCGTCGTTATCAACTCACTCAAAATACAGATGGGGGTAAGACTTGTCAACTGGTAGTACCACTATCCTATCAGCATCACCTGCTGGCTGTGCTAGCCCTCTACCAAATGGAAAGTGATGACCCTTGGCAAAATGAAGACATCCAATTGATTACCGAGGTCAGTGAGCAAGCAGCTTTAGCTCTCTCCCAAGCAAAACTTTATCAGAGCTTGCAAGAAAAACAACAGCAAATCCGCTCTGAATTGGAAGTGGCGCGCCAAATTCAAAACAACTTGCTACGCCAAAGTTTACCAGAAATCAAGGGTGCTAAAGTACAGGCTTCTTGCTACCCCGCACGGGAAGTGGGAGGAGATTTTTTTGAAGTCTTTGTCCATCCCAAAGGTGATTTGTGGTTAGCAGTGGGCGATGTTTCCGGTAAAGGTGTCCCCGCAGCTTTATTTATGGCTAGCGCTATTTCAGTTTTGCGCCGGGAATTATCCCAAGAAACACCAGCCCCGCCAAATGTGGTGATGCAAAATCTCAACAGTGCTCTGTGTGATGACTTGATTGGTAACAATTGTTTTATTACCCTCGTTTTAGCTCGTTACACTCCTAGCACCAAAGAACTTGTCTACGCCAACGCCGGGCATATCTATCCTCTTTTGTGGTCAAACCAGGATATCAAGGATGGACAACCCAATTATCTCAAGATTAGGGGGGTGCCTTTAGGAATTTTGCTCAATTGGCAGGCTAAGTCTGGTCAATTAGTTCTCGCGCCGGGAAACACCCTGTTGTTAGCTAGTGATGGAATTACGGAGGCAATGGTATCAAATAATTTGATATCCTCAGAAAAAACCGATCATCATCTCCAACCAGTTAGCCGTTCTATGCTCAATCAAGATGGTCTTTGGCAACTTTTACAGCAGGAACCAAAACCATTATCCCTTAACCATTTACTAGCTCGCATTCAAGCAGACAACCATGTGCAAGAAGATGACCAAACTATACTCTCACTGGAGGTTTTGTAA
- a CDS encoding sensor histidine kinase, which produces MYDNQDDPIQPKSLEKENRVLNKKLERSEAERRLLETHIASKEYLLKKVICELQESRQELEQRSRELENTLHRLHMVQGQMIQNEKMSALGQMVAGIAHEINNPVGFIYGNLRHITEYTHDLLRLIQLYHHYFPNPPAEIQAERQAIDLEFLEKDAIKVLKSMSIGTERIRDIVLSLRNFSRLDESELKAVDLHEGIDNTLMILQHRLKATEKSPEIEVIRDYGDLLLVECYAGQINQVFMNILANAIEAIEEVNLSKSYQEIQTAPGCIKISTTVVDSHWAKIAIADNGTGISPSIQTQIFNPFFTTKPVGKGTGMGMAISYQIITEKHRGKLEVFSTPGAGTEFVVSIPVHQ; this is translated from the coding sequence GTGTACGATAACCAAGATGACCCTATCCAGCCAAAATCTCTGGAAAAGGAGAACCGCGTCTTGAACAAGAAGCTAGAGCGCTCGGAAGCTGAACGTCGCTTGTTAGAAACTCACATTGCTTCTAAGGAATATTTGCTGAAGAAAGTGATTTGTGAGTTACAAGAATCTCGCCAAGAATTAGAGCAAAGAAGCCGCGAGTTAGAAAATACGCTCCATAGGTTGCATATGGTGCAAGGGCAGATGATTCAAAATGAAAAGATGTCTGCCTTGGGTCAAATGGTAGCGGGAATTGCTCATGAAATCAACAACCCTGTGGGCTTTATCTATGGCAATCTTAGACACATCACAGAATACACTCATGACTTATTGCGACTGATTCAGCTTTATCATCATTATTTCCCCAATCCACCGGCGGAAATTCAAGCCGAACGCCAAGCCATCGATCTAGAGTTTCTAGAAAAAGATGCGATTAAGGTTTTAAAATCAATGAGTATTGGCACAGAGCGCATCCGGGATATTGTGTTGTCGCTGCGGAACTTCTCTCGCTTAGATGAGAGCGAACTTAAAGCAGTGGATTTGCACGAAGGGATTGATAATACTTTAATGATTTTGCAGCACCGCCTCAAAGCTACAGAAAAAAGCCCAGAGATTGAGGTGATCAGAGATTATGGTGATTTGTTACTTGTAGAGTGCTACGCCGGACAGATCAACCAAGTCTTCATGAACATTTTAGCCAATGCGATCGAAGCCATTGAAGAAGTAAACTTGTCAAAAAGCTATCAAGAAATTCAGACTGCTCCCGGTTGCATCAAAATCAGTACCACCGTTGTTGATTCTCATTGGGCAAAAATTGCGATCGCTGACAATGGTACTGGTATTTCCCCATCAATTCAAACACAAATTTTCAATCCCTTTTTTACCACAAAACCCGTCGGTAAGGGCACAGGTATGGGTATGGCTATCAGCTATCAAATCATCACCGAAAAACATCGCGGCAAATTAGAAGTTTTTTCTACACCAGGAGCAGGAACAGAATTTGTCGTATCTATTCCCGTCCACCAGTAA
- a CDS encoding response regulator, with protein sequence MSKIRIALIEDHDLTRVGIRTALLQREEIEIVGEAANAAEGLKMLKTLQPDIAIVDIGLPDKDGIELTRELKATANGEELATRVLILTLRDNKEAVLAAFAAGADSYCMKDIKFDNLLEAVRVTYNGNAWIDPAIARIVLQQAQQNPPKQDTVLSSTKNSAQNPDGEETQDIIDPYTLTDRELEVLQLIVEGCSNALIAERLYITVGTVKTHVRNILNKLCADDRTQAAVRALRSGLVG encoded by the coding sequence ATGAGTAAAATTCGGATTGCTCTGATTGAAGATCATGATCTTACCCGTGTGGGTATTCGGACAGCACTGCTGCAGCGAGAAGAAATTGAGATTGTGGGAGAAGCTGCGAATGCTGCGGAAGGCCTAAAAATGTTAAAAACGCTACAGCCTGATATTGCGATCGTGGATATCGGTTTACCAGATAAGGATGGTATTGAACTGACACGGGAGTTGAAAGCTACTGCTAATGGTGAGGAGTTGGCAACAAGGGTGCTAATTTTAACTCTCCGAGATAACAAAGAAGCAGTGTTAGCAGCTTTTGCTGCTGGTGCCGATTCCTACTGTATGAAGGATATCAAGTTTGATAATTTGCTGGAAGCAGTTCGCGTCACTTATAATGGCAACGCTTGGATTGATCCGGCGATCGCTCGGATTGTCTTACAACAAGCACAACAAAATCCGCCTAAACAAGATACGGTATTATCAAGCACAAAAAATTCTGCACAAAACCCGGATGGGGAAGAAACTCAAGATATTATAGATCCTTACACCCTGACGGATAGAGAATTAGAAGTGTTACAGTTGATTGTCGAAGGTTGTAGCAATGCATTAATTGCCGAAAGACTTTACATCACCGTGGGCACTGTCAAAACTCACGTCCGCAATATATTGAATAAGCTATGTGCTGACGACCGTACCCAAGCAGCAGTTCGCGCTTTACGCTCTGGGTTAGTAGGATAA
- a CDS encoding ATP-binding protein: MKSEIHVPSDLNFLNIVENWLLGCLKVQLGESVDWSRQSSRLRLALVEAYSNVVRHAHREQPNLPVLLRLELKDRELSLEIWDYGAGFDMSTYLAPNPLEKQEGGYGWLIMTRLMDKVEYQLQVDGANCLKLEATLPELNNAKFKIQNSS; encoded by the coding sequence ATGAAAAGTGAGATTCATGTCCCAAGCGATTTGAATTTTTTAAATATTGTCGAAAATTGGTTGTTGGGATGTTTAAAAGTCCAACTGGGAGAATCAGTTGATTGGTCACGACAGTCGAGTCGTTTACGTTTGGCTTTAGTTGAAGCTTACTCTAATGTGGTACGTCATGCTCACAGGGAGCAGCCAAATTTACCAGTTTTGTTGCGCTTGGAACTCAAAGACCGGGAATTATCTCTAGAAATTTGGGATTATGGCGCAGGTTTTGATATGTCCACCTATTTAGCGCCAAATCCTTTAGAAAAACAGGAAGGTGGTTATGGTTGGTTGATTATGACTCGTTTAATGGATAAGGTGGAATATCAATTACAAGTTGATGGTGCTAATTGTTTGAAGTTAGAAGCAACTCTACCAGAGCTAAACAATGCAAAATTCAAAATTCAAAATTCCAGCTGA
- a CDS encoding nuclear transport factor 2 family protein, giving the protein MTATEFPAVSPNVMDTEKSAIEGITEPVVRRYFETLNAQNFLETASLFAADGVMHPPLVSSIAGADAIAAYLQQEAQDIKAYPHQEISETLENGQIQIQVTGKVQISWCSVNVFWLFILNPQKQIVYVKIKLLASPQELLALKTQL; this is encoded by the coding sequence ATGACAGCTACTGAATTTCCAGCAGTTTCACCCAATGTGATGGATACAGAAAAATCAGCGATAGAGGGAATCACAGAACCTGTGGTGCGGCGTTACTTTGAAACTTTGAATGCACAAAACTTTCTAGAGACGGCTAGCTTGTTTGCAGCAGATGGAGTCATGCATCCACCCCTAGTATCAAGTATAGCTGGGGCAGATGCGATCGCCGCCTATTTACAACAAGAAGCTCAAGACATCAAAGCCTATCCTCATCAAGAAATTTCTGAAACCTTAGAAAATGGACAAATCCAAATTCAAGTTACAGGGAAAGTCCAGATTTCCTGGTGTAGTGTCAATGTTTTCTGGCTATTTATTCTCAATCCACAAAAGCAAATCGTATATGTAAAAATCAAGCTCTTAGCTTCGCCCCAAGAACTACTAGCTTTGAAAACCCAGCTTTGA
- a CDS encoding ABC transporter ATP-binding protein, with protein sequence MKIIQLENIFKIYGSGETEVQALNDVNLIVEQGEYCSIMGPSGSGKSTAMNIIGCLDRPTSGHYYLDNLDVAQIDDKSLAHIRNKKLGFVFQQFHLLPQLTALENVMLPMVYASVSPNERRDRATEALIRVGLEKRLNNKPTQLSGGQQQRVAIARAIVNRPVVLLADEPTGALDSRTTQEVLDIFGELNHSGITVVMVTHEPEVARQTQRIVWFRDGQILHSDLTPDDLTQLAVT encoded by the coding sequence ATGAAAATCATTCAGTTAGAAAACATTTTCAAGATTTATGGCAGTGGTGAAACTGAGGTACAGGCGCTGAATGATGTTAACTTGATTGTAGAACAGGGTGAATATTGTTCAATTATGGGGCCTTCTGGTTCTGGGAAATCAACAGCCATGAATATTATTGGTTGTCTAGACCGCCCCACTTCAGGACATTATTATTTAGATAACCTTGATGTTGCCCAGATAGATGACAAATCTTTGGCGCATATTCGCAATAAAAAGCTGGGGTTTGTGTTCCAGCAATTCCATTTATTACCTCAATTAACAGCTTTAGAAAATGTGATGTTGCCGATGGTATATGCTAGCGTCAGTCCCAATGAAAGACGCGATCGCGCTACTGAAGCTTTAATCAGAGTCGGTTTAGAAAAACGCCTCAACAATAAGCCCACACAGCTATCTGGAGGACAACAGCAACGAGTAGCGATCGCACGAGCAATTGTTAACCGTCCTGTTGTTCTCCTCGCTGATGAACCCACCGGCGCCCTCGATTCGCGCACTACCCAAGAAGTTTTAGATATCTTTGGCGAACTCAATCATAGTGGAATTACGGTGGTTATGGTTACTCACGAACCAGAGGTCGCCCGTCAAACCCAGCGTATTGTCTGGTTTCGAGATGGTCAAATTTTACACTCTGATTTGACACCGGACGATTTGACTCAGCTAGCTGTGACCTGA
- a CDS encoding DUF4168 domain-containing protein: protein MPTISKFFIRPKLQQKLSQSWRYGIFTTVGVVATALVWNTKVVAQIPPVSENEVNSYAQAVLAMEPARQKAFEEIKKLIGGREIPKIVCSEANSMNGLSSQAKDIAVNYCNRSQKIVEENGLSSDRFNKITLEIQSNNELKRLIFNRLIYLQKVAEPR from the coding sequence ATGCCAACAATATCAAAATTTTTTATCAGACCAAAACTGCAACAAAAGCTTTCCCAATCTTGGCGCTACGGTATCTTTACCACCGTCGGTGTGGTGGCTACGGCTTTAGTCTGGAATACTAAAGTTGTGGCGCAAATTCCCCCCGTGAGTGAGAATGAAGTTAACAGTTATGCTCAAGCTGTGTTAGCGATGGAGCCAGCACGACAAAAAGCTTTTGAAGAAATTAAAAAACTGATTGGTGGGAGAGAAATCCCGAAAATTGTTTGCAGTGAAGCTAATAGCATGAATGGTCTATCATCCCAGGCTAAAGATATCGCTGTCAATTATTGCAATCGCTCTCAGAAAATAGTTGAAGAGAATGGTTTAAGCAGTGACCGTTTTAATAAGATTACTTTAGAAATTCAAAGTAATAATGAATTAAAGCGATTAATTTTTAATAGATTAATCTATCTGCAAAAGGTGGCTGAACCTCGGTAG
- the holA gene encoding DNA polymerase III subunit delta produces the protein MPIYVYWGEDDFALEKAVVSLRSRVLDPQWTSFNYTLFLPDLADGVIQGLNQAMTPSFGAGGRLVWLMNTAVCQHCPENVLNELIRTLPVIPDNSFLLLTSPNKPDERLKSTKILKQFATEFREFPLIPPWKTELLVQAVNQAAESAGLKLTPKIAELLAESVGNDTRSLDSEIEKLRLYAGGNYHLLDINTVSQLVRNTTQNSLQLAAAIRTGDVAKALTTLNDLINASEPGLRIVATLIGQFRTWLWVKIMMESGERNPQAIAKASEVNNPKRIYFLQQEIKFLSVQQLISTLPILLELEVSLKQGYSDISTLQTKVVELCQVCRVT, from the coding sequence ATGCCAATTTATGTTTACTGGGGTGAAGATGATTTTGCGTTGGAAAAGGCGGTGGTCAGTTTGCGTTCTCGGGTTCTCGATCCGCAGTGGACAAGTTTTAACTATACGTTGTTTCTCCCGGATCTAGCCGATGGGGTAATTCAGGGATTAAATCAAGCAATGACGCCCAGTTTTGGCGCTGGTGGGCGGTTGGTGTGGCTGATGAATACTGCTGTTTGTCAACATTGTCCAGAAAATGTGTTGAATGAATTAATACGCACCTTACCAGTAATTCCCGATAATTCATTTTTGTTGCTCACCAGTCCCAATAAACCCGATGAACGCTTGAAGTCTACTAAAATTTTGAAACAATTTGCGACTGAGTTTAGAGAATTCCCGCTGATCCCGCCTTGGAAAACGGAACTATTAGTGCAAGCTGTTAATCAAGCTGCTGAAAGTGCAGGATTGAAATTGACACCTAAAATTGCGGAACTTTTAGCAGAATCAGTAGGTAATGATACACGATCGCTTGATAGTGAGATTGAAAAATTGCGTCTGTATGCTGGTGGTAATTATCATCTGTTAGATATAAATACTGTTAGCCAATTAGTTAGAAATACTACTCAAAATAGTTTACAATTAGCAGCAGCAATCAGAACTGGGGATGTGGCTAAAGCTTTAACAACTTTGAATGATTTAATTAATGCTTCTGAGCCGGGTTTGCGAATAGTGGCTACGCTGATTGGTCAGTTTCGCACTTGGTTATGGGTGAAAATTATGATGGAAAGTGGGGAGCGAAATCCCCAAGCGATCGCTAAAGCATCTGAGGTTAACAATCCTAAACGAATTTACTTTCTTCAACAAGAAATCAAGTTCCTTTCTGTGCAACAGCTCATCTCTACTTTACCCATACTATTAGAGTTAGAAGTGAGTCTGAAACAAGGATATTCTGATATATCGACGCTCCAAACTAAGGTTGTAGAACTTTGTCAAGTGTGCCGAGTAACTTGA
- a CDS encoding HAD-IA family hydrolase, which yields MTQKVIIFDFDGTIADTLDALVSIANRLAVEFGYIQITPEELSLLRNLTSREIIKYSGISVFRIPFLVKKVKSKLKDKIHEFKPISGIQDALIELKNEGYKLGIITSNSQENVTAFLKNNNLENLFDFIYSGVTIFGKTTIINNVMRQKQFKPQEVIYVGDETRDIEASKKANIKVIAVTWGFNSAEALTKQKPDFLINHPSELLPVIKSC from the coding sequence ATGACCCAGAAAGTAATTATTTTTGATTTTGACGGCACAATTGCAGATACATTAGATGCTCTTGTAAGTATTGCCAATCGGTTAGCTGTGGAGTTTGGTTATATCCAAATTACCCCAGAGGAGCTATCTCTTTTGAGAAACTTAACCTCTAGAGAGATTATCAAATACTCAGGTATTTCTGTTTTTAGAATTCCTTTTCTTGTCAAAAAGGTTAAATCTAAATTAAAAGATAAAATCCACGAATTTAAACCTATTTCGGGAATTCAAGATGCTTTAATAGAACTCAAAAATGAAGGTTACAAACTAGGCATTATTACTTCCAATTCCCAAGAGAACGTTACAGCATTCCTTAAAAATAATAACTTGGAAAATTTATTCGATTTTATATATTCAGGGGTAACAATTTTTGGGAAGACTACCATCATTAATAACGTTATGAGGCAAAAACAATTCAAACCTCAAGAAGTTATTTATGTGGGAGATGAAACTAGAGATATTGAAGCATCAAAAAAAGCTAATATCAAAGTTATTGCTGTCACCTGGGGGTTTAATTCAGCGGAAGCATTAACTAAACAGAAACCTGATTTTTTAATTAACCACCCAAGTGAACTTTTACCAGTGATTAAAAGTTGTTGA
- a CDS encoding WecB/TagA/CpsF family glycosyltransferase, with amino-acid sequence MSKLPKPLSVLGMPVHVMNNYPGWLLERLEQGRGTHVVTLNAEMTIQAERNGSLAQIIQNAELVIPDGAGVVLYLQWLLWQKVQRCPGIELAETLLQEITKQHKGAKVFFYGGAPGVAAKAGDFCQQQISGLNIVGTYSGFHSVEEEQQLRETLTQLQPQLIFVGLGVPRQELWIAQNRQLCPQAIWIGVGGSFDIWSGTKNRAPAWLGKNNLEWLYRLYKEPWRWRRMLALPEFVIKAFVYHFADKSTAISEV; translated from the coding sequence ATGTCTAAATTGCCTAAACCGCTTTCAGTGTTGGGAATGCCAGTTCATGTGATGAACAACTATCCAGGCTGGTTACTAGAACGCCTAGAACAAGGTAGAGGAACTCATGTAGTCACGCTCAATGCAGAAATGACTATCCAAGCAGAGCGGAATGGTTCTTTAGCTCAAATTATACAAAATGCAGAGTTAGTGATTCCAGACGGCGCCGGCGTAGTTCTGTATTTGCAGTGGCTATTATGGCAAAAAGTGCAACGTTGTCCCGGAATTGAACTAGCAGAAACATTGTTGCAAGAAATTACTAAGCAACACAAAGGCGCAAAGGTATTTTTTTACGGAGGCGCCCCAGGTGTAGCTGCAAAAGCCGGAGATTTTTGTCAGCAGCAAATTTCCGGTTTAAATATAGTCGGTACTTACTCTGGTTTTCATTCTGTTGAAGAAGAACAACAATTGCGAGAAACTCTCACCCAATTACAGCCACAATTGATTTTTGTGGGTTTGGGAGTGCCACGTCAAGAGTTATGGATTGCTCAAAACCGTCAATTGTGCCCTCAAGCAATTTGGATTGGTGTTGGCGGTAGTTTTGATATTTGGTCAGGAACGAAAAATCGCGCTCCCGCTTGGTTAGGAAAGAACAATTTAGAATGGTTGTATCGACTTTATAAAGAACCTTGGCGTTGGCGACGGATGTTGGCTTTACCAGAGTTTGTGATCAAAGCTTTTGTTTATCACTTTGCTGACAAAAGTACGGCAATTAGTGAGGTTTGA